One window from the genome of Xenorhabdus bovienii SS-2004 encodes:
- a CDS encoding TonB-dependent hemoglobin/transferrin/lactoferrin family receptor yields MANNSQNLGKRPIMAIIRKILRSTFSGTLVLGSALSSQVLAAENPSDQKSEKQNEVVKLPSLSVVGSLHNSTSAGSSSLKKTDIERTQADNVAQLLDQLPGVSMSGSPRPGGQTLNIWGMGESEDIKITLDDAPKGFEKYLQGSIFIEPELIKRIDVDKGPHNLLNGNGGFGGSVKIVTKDAGDLLRPDENFGGLLKYSYHTNDRQNIYSGAIYGRDPDGFADALLYASKRDGGNIKRPDGTHFEYSQNNQTSYLLKTNFYLNDTHTLSFSAMRSESDGWQPWAAKRDKMNVPSEWDIERYGWEGAWQRKLVFRNQIDQNYTAKWNIAPEENPWLNLTLTSAYSVTKQNDRRPEGKDVTLTSASLMGQKSWVKYIDTMVDINNKSVFSTGSIEHEFLLGTRWHKNDRDTLIFDKNTVNNSEFNYGYYQPYYMPAGEQQTYSIYMQDSLKLGSITITPGVRYDHIKNIGEENKAPRYNNKLPEINHDYSGVTYTGWSPHLGILWQTNKNLSLFADISRTWRAPVVDEQYEVQSDRTSLPGSSRNLEVEKMTGIRLGAILDFDNLMLENDSLQIRTTLFRNRGKDEIFKTRGVYCKAQADGASSTSCEKPIANHRNLPGYTIEGLEIETFYDSNKLFGKLSFSTMRGQRDASMRDPWIGQKTWIAEIPPTSAHAMLGFKIPQWQMSMGWKGDFIRKQDRSPVDGDPKASYWSLPTSKGYALHGLFASWRPPYMKGFEARVTVDNLFNRDYYPYLGETISGIGRNFKFSISQQF; encoded by the coding sequence ATGGCAAATAATAGTCAAAATTTAGGAAAACGCCCAATTATGGCCATCATTCGAAAAATTTTAAGAAGTACATTCTCAGGTACATTAGTGTTGGGTAGTGCATTGTCCAGCCAAGTTTTAGCCGCTGAAAATCCATCTGACCAGAAATCTGAAAAGCAAAATGAGGTGGTTAAATTACCATCGCTTTCAGTTGTAGGTAGTTTACACAACAGCACCAGTGCCGGCAGCTCATCGCTAAAAAAAACCGATATTGAACGCACTCAGGCAGATAATGTTGCTCAGTTGCTGGATCAATTGCCTGGGGTTTCTATGTCTGGTTCTCCACGTCCCGGTGGACAAACTTTGAATATTTGGGGCATGGGTGAGTCAGAAGATATCAAAATCACGCTGGACGACGCCCCAAAAGGGTTTGAGAAATATCTGCAGGGTTCCATCTTTATTGAGCCTGAATTAATCAAACGTATAGATGTTGATAAAGGCCCGCACAATTTGTTGAATGGCAATGGTGGATTTGGTGGCTCCGTTAAGATTGTAACTAAAGATGCCGGCGATTTATTACGTCCCGATGAAAATTTTGGTGGGCTGTTGAAATACAGCTATCACACGAATGACAGGCAAAATATTTACAGTGGTGCCATTTACGGCAGAGATCCAGATGGTTTTGCCGATGCGTTGCTGTATGCCAGCAAACGCGACGGTGGCAATATTAAACGTCCTGATGGAACACATTTTGAGTATTCACAGAATAATCAGACTTCTTATTTGCTGAAAACTAATTTTTATCTCAATGATACTCATACGCTGAGTTTTTCAGCCATGCGATCTGAATCGGATGGATGGCAGCCCTGGGCCGCTAAGCGAGATAAGATGAATGTTCCATCAGAATGGGACATAGAGAGATATGGTTGGGAAGGAGCATGGCAGAGAAAATTGGTCTTTCGCAATCAGATTGATCAAAACTACACAGCCAAATGGAATATTGCACCAGAGGAGAATCCGTGGCTGAATCTGACACTAACCTCTGCCTATTCTGTAACCAAACAAAACGATCGCCGCCCAGAAGGAAAAGATGTAACGCTGACTTCAGCAAGCCTAATGGGACAAAAAAGTTGGGTTAAATACATCGATACGATGGTTGATATCAACAATAAAAGCGTATTTTCAACAGGCAGTATAGAACACGAATTTTTGCTGGGAACACGCTGGCATAAGAATGATCGTGACACATTAATATTCGATAAAAACACGGTTAATAACTCTGAATTTAATTATGGTTATTACCAGCCTTATTATATGCCCGCCGGAGAACAGCAAACTTACAGCATATATATGCAGGACTCCTTAAAACTGGGAAGTATTACCATTACTCCAGGCGTCCGTTACGATCATATAAAGAATATTGGCGAAGAAAATAAAGCGCCTAGGTATAACAACAAATTGCCTGAAATAAACCATGATTATAGTGGTGTAACCTATACTGGCTGGTCTCCTCACTTGGGTATTCTGTGGCAGACAAACAAAAATCTTTCGCTCTTTGCTGATATCAGCCGTACATGGCGGGCGCCAGTGGTCGATGAACAGTATGAAGTTCAGTCAGATAGAACCAGCCTTCCGGGTTCCAGCCGCAATCTTGAAGTAGAAAAAATGACGGGTATACGCCTGGGGGCCATTCTCGATTTCGATAACCTGATGCTTGAGAATGACAGCCTGCAAATTCGTACCACGCTGTTCCGTAACCGTGGCAAAGATGAAATTTTCAAAACTCGTGGTGTTTACTGTAAAGCTCAGGCTGACGGTGCATCATCCACCTCATGTGAAAAACCGATAGCAAATCATCGTAATCTGCCGGGATATACCATTGAAGGACTGGAAATAGAAACATTCTACGATAGCAATAAGTTATTCGGGAAACTTTCTTTCTCCACCATGCGCGGTCAGCGTGATGCTTCTATGCGTGATCCGTGGATAGGACAAAAAACCTGGATTGCAGAAATCCCACCCACTTCTGCACATGCAATGTTAGGATTTAAGATCCCACAATGGCAGATGTCTATGGGCTGGAAAGGTGATTTTATCCGCAAACAGGATCGTTCCCCTGTAGATGGGGATCCAAAAGCGAGTTATTGGTCTCTGCCAACCAGCAAGGGTTATGCCCTGCACGGGTTGTTTGCCAGCTGGCGTCCTCCTTATATGAAAGGCTTCGAAGCGAGAGTCACTGTCGATAATCTGTTCAACCGTGATTACTATCCTTATTTAGGCGAAACGATTTCAGGGATTGGCCGTAATTTCAAATTCAGTATTTCACAGCAGTTCTAA
- a CDS encoding sigma factor produces the protein MAVQKSTCGHNEIAQKLYFEYHHWLCNWIRQNNVCPNHAEDLTHDTFIKLMQSADLENVRHPRAFLITIARRTIANYYRRKKLEDNYLDYVSTMAKTTTNSSEYRSCIK, from the coding sequence ATGGCGGTACAAAAAAGCACATGCGGGCACAATGAAATAGCCCAGAAACTCTACTTCGAATACCACCATTGGTTATGCAACTGGATAAGGCAGAATAATGTCTGCCCCAACCATGCAGAAGATCTCACCCATGATACCTTCATCAAATTGATGCAGTCGGCAGATCTTGAAAATGTCCGCCATCCCAGAGCTTTTTTAATTACGATAGCCCGTAGAACTATTGCCAATTACTACCGACGGAAAAAGCTCGAAGACAATTATCTGGACTATGTCAGCACGATGGCGAAAACGACAACAAACTCGTCAGAATATCGGTCATGTATTAAATGA
- a CDS encoding IS1 family transposase (programmed frameshift), whose protein sequence is MAKVDVYCRYCHKSEQVKGHGKGNGGHPRYRCYSCCKVFQLAYTYQACKPGVKEQIVDIAMNNGGIRDTARILKVATATVMKTLKNLRPRNVTTLPLAECGIQIVCEIDEQWSFVGNKKNQRWLWYAWEPRLKRIVAHVFGDRSRKTLDKLLTLLSSFTIRFYCTDDYVVYDPLPEEEHLTGKAFTQRIERTNLTHRTRIKRLNRKTIGYSKSEEMHDKVIGTFIEREHYF, encoded by the exons ATGGCCAAAGTTGATGTCTATTGCCGTTATTGCCACAAATCAGAACAGGTCAAAGGACATGGGAAAGGAAATGGCGGACATCCTCGTTATCGCTGTTATAGCTGCTGTAAGGTCTTTCAGTTGGCGTATACCTATCAGGCCTGCAAACCCGGCGTTAAAGAACAGATTGTCGATATCGCGATGAATAACGGGGGAATTCGTGACACCGCTCGGATCCTGAAAGTCGCCACCGCCACCGTCATGAAAACATTAAAAA ACCTCAGACCCCGAAACGTAACGACACTTCCCCTTGCGGAATGTGGCATCCAGATTGTCTGTGAAATCGACGAGCAATGGTCGTTTGTCGGCAATAAGAAAAACCAACGCTGGCTTTGGTATGCTTGGGAACCCCGCCTGAAGCGAATAGTGGCTCATGTTTTTGGCGATCGCAGTCGAAAAACGTTAGACAAGCTGCTTACCCTCTTATCTTCCTTTACTATTCGGTTTTACTGCACGGATGACTATGTTGTTTATGACCCACTTCCCGAGGAAGAGCACTTGACTGGAAAGGCGTTTACTCAGCGTATAGAGAGAACGAATTTAACGCATCGTACCCGAATCAAAAGGCTGAATAGAAAAACCATTGGGTATTCAAAATCGGAAGAAATGCACGATAAAGTGATAGGAACCTTTATTGAACGTGAACATTATTTTTAA
- a CDS encoding sigma factor-like helix-turn-helix DNA-binding protein encodes MERIDKTLDELPKKARRAFLLTQLQGMCYKEVAKNLDVSMSSVKNYLQQAHSKCHSLNII; translated from the coding sequence TTGGAAAGAATAGATAAGACCCTTGATGAGTTGCCCAAAAAAGCCAGACGGGCATTTCTTCTCACGCAACTTCAAGGTATGTGCTATAAAGAAGTCGCAAAGAATTTAGATGTTTCAATGAGCTCCGTGAAAAATTACTTACAGCAGGCTCACAGCAAATGTCACTCTCTCAACATCATCTGA
- the nqrM gene encoding (Na+)-NQR maturation NqrM, translating into MEVFIAAFIFFLLAFAGMALGYIFKRKSIQGSCGGLGSIGVEKVCDCPEPCDTRKKRLAREAARHEKLEKNRIL; encoded by the coding sequence ATGGAAGTCTTTATTGCAGCCTTTATCTTTTTCTTGTTGGCTTTTGCAGGAATGGCACTGGGCTACATTTTTAAGCGTAAAAGTATTCAGGGAAGTTGTGGTGGTTTGGGGAGTATTGGTGTGGAGAAAGTTTGTGATTGCCCAGAACCCTGCGATACCCGTAAAAAACGCCTGGCAAGAGAAGCTGCTCGTCATGAGAAGCTGGAAAAAAACCGAATTCTTTGA
- a CDS encoding FAD:protein FMN transferase, translated as MLSKKIIHWGVLMFTVLLLSACGGPEQQNLSGQTMGTYYSVKYVADSSIPSPENLQKEIDRLLEEVNDQMSTYRPNSELSRFNQSREVNTPFLVSAATAKVVKEAIRINQLTDGALDVTVGPLVNLWGFGPEGRITKAPTDEELVMRRAWTGIDKLSVEGNSLIKSIPELYVDLSSIAKGYGVDVVAEYLASQNIKNFMVDIGGEVRTLGNNGKGAPWRIAIEKPSDSGIEQRAQEIIEPDRMSIATSGDYRNYFEQNGVRYSHTINPKTSRPITHNLVSITVIAPTCMSADGFSTGLDVLGPDKGMEVAEKLKIPVFMVVKTQDGFEERYSSAFKPYIQQKK; from the coding sequence ATGCTGAGTAAAAAAATTATCCACTGGGGTGTGTTGATGTTTACGGTTTTGCTGCTGTCAGCCTGTGGTGGCCCTGAACAGCAAAATCTGAGCGGGCAAACGATGGGGACTTATTACTCCGTCAAATATGTTGCTGACTCATCGATACCTTCCCCTGAAAACCTGCAAAAAGAGATTGATCGGCTGCTGGAAGAAGTGAATGACCAGATGTCCACTTATCGGCCAAATTCTGAATTAAGTCGTTTTAATCAAAGCCGTGAGGTTAACACACCTTTTCTGGTATCCGCCGCTACGGCCAAAGTGGTCAAGGAAGCCATTCGAATCAATCAACTGACGGATGGTGCTTTGGATGTGACAGTAGGGCCATTGGTGAATCTGTGGGGGTTTGGGCCGGAAGGGCGAATTACCAAGGCGCCGACGGATGAAGAACTGGTTATGCGTCGTGCGTGGACGGGTATCGATAAGTTGTCTGTTGAAGGTAATAGCTTGATTAAATCTATTCCTGAACTTTACGTCGATCTTTCCTCCATAGCCAAAGGCTATGGAGTTGATGTTGTGGCTGAATATCTGGCCTCCCAGAACATCAAAAATTTTATGGTTGATATTGGCGGGGAAGTACGCACACTGGGTAACAATGGCAAAGGCGCTCCGTGGCGGATTGCTATCGAAAAACCATCGGATAGTGGCATTGAACAGAGAGCTCAAGAAATTATTGAGCCGGATCGTATGTCTATTGCAACATCGGGTGATTACCGCAACTATTTCGAACAGAATGGGGTGCGCTATTCTCACACCATTAATCCCAAAACAAGCAGGCCTATCACTCATAATCTGGTTTCAATCACGGTTATTGCCCCGACATGCATGAGTGCAGATGGCTTTTCTACGGGACTGGATGTATTGGGGCCAGATAAGGGAATGGAAGTGGCAGAGAAGCTGAAGATTCCCGTCTTTATGGTTGTCAAAACTCAAGATGGCTTTGAAGAGCGCTATAGTTCAGCCTTTAAGCCATACATACAACAGAAGAAATGA
- the nqrF gene encoding NADH:ubiquinone reductase (Na(+)-transporting) subunit F, which yields MDIIILGVVMFTLIVLALTAMILFAKSKLVNTGNIKIEVNGDEEKSFTAPAGDKLLNMLSNQGVFVSSACGGGGSCGQCRVKIKEGGGDILPTELSHINKREAKEGCRLACQVNVKQDLKIELPEEIFGVKKWECEVISNDNKATFIKELKLKIPDGEVVPFRAGGYIQIECPPHVARYADYDVPEEYREDWDKFNLFRYVSEVKEPTVRAYSMANYPEEHGIIMLNVRIATPPPRNPDVTPGIMSSYIWSLKAGDKVTISGPFGEFFAKDTKAEMVFIGGGAGMAPMRSHIFDQLSRLNSKRKISFWYGARSKREMFYTEDFDQLAAKNDNFNWHVALSDALPEDNWDGYTGFIHNVLFENYLKDHPAPEDCEFYMCGPPVMNAAVIKMLKDLGVEDENIMLDDFGG from the coding sequence ATGGATATAATCATTCTAGGCGTAGTAATGTTTACCCTGATTGTGTTGGCGCTGACGGCTATGATTTTGTTTGCAAAATCAAAGTTAGTGAACACCGGGAATATTAAAATTGAAGTCAATGGCGATGAGGAAAAAAGCTTTACGGCTCCTGCTGGCGACAAATTGTTGAACATGCTTTCCAATCAGGGGGTGTTTGTTTCCTCTGCTTGTGGCGGCGGTGGCTCCTGTGGCCAGTGCCGTGTGAAAATTAAAGAAGGCGGTGGTGACATCCTGCCGACTGAGCTTTCTCATATTAATAAACGTGAAGCAAAAGAAGGTTGTCGTCTGGCATGTCAGGTTAACGTTAAGCAAGACCTGAAAATTGAATTGCCAGAAGAGATTTTCGGCGTCAAAAAATGGGAATGTGAAGTTATCTCTAACGATAATAAGGCAACGTTCATTAAAGAATTGAAGCTGAAAATTCCTGACGGAGAAGTGGTGCCGTTCCGGGCGGGTGGTTACATTCAGATTGAATGTCCTCCACATGTGGCCCGTTATGCGGATTATGATGTACCAGAGGAATACCGTGAAGATTGGGATAAATTCAATCTGTTTCGTTATGTTTCTGAGGTAAAAGAACCGACTGTTCGTGCGTATTCAATGGCTAACTATCCAGAAGAGCACGGTATCATCATGCTGAACGTGCGTATCGCTACGCCGCCGCCAAGAAACCCAGACGTTACACCGGGTATTATGTCCTCTTACATCTGGTCATTGAAAGCCGGTGATAAAGTGACAATTTCCGGTCCATTTGGTGAGTTCTTTGCAAAAGATACCAAAGCGGAGATGGTCTTCATCGGTGGGGGCGCAGGTATGGCACCAATGCGTTCTCATATCTTTGATCAGCTCAGTCGTCTGAACTCCAAACGTAAGATCAGCTTCTGGTATGGTGCGCGTTCCAAACGTGAAATGTTCTATACCGAAGATTTCGACCAGCTTGCGGCAAAGAACGACAATTTTAACTGGCATGTGGCCCTGTCTGACGCCTTACCTGAAGATAACTGGGATGGTTACACTGGCTTTATTCACAATGTCCTGTTTGAGAACTATCTGAAAGATCATCCTGCACCAGAAGATTGTGAGTTCTACATGTGTGGGCCTCCGGTCATGAATGCTGCGGTCATTAAGATGTTGAAAGACCTTGGCGTGGAAGACGAAAACATCATGCTGGATGATTTCGGTGGTTGA
- the nqrE gene encoding NADH:ubiquinone reductase (Na(+)-transporting) subunit E, which yields MEHYISLFVRAVFIENMALAFFLGMCTFLAVSKNVKTAFGLGVAVTVVLGISVPANNLVYNLVLRDGALMDGVDLSFLNFITFIGVIAALVQILEMILDRYVPALYNALGIFLPLITVNCAIFGGVSFMAQRDYNFSESVVYGFGSGMGWMLAIVLMAAIREKMKYADVPAGLKGLGITFVTTGLMALGFMSFSGVQL from the coding sequence ATGGAACATTATATTAGTTTGTTTGTCCGCGCCGTCTTTATTGAGAATATGGCGTTAGCTTTCTTTCTTGGTATGTGTACGTTTTTGGCGGTGTCAAAAAATGTGAAGACAGCTTTTGGTCTGGGCGTTGCTGTAACTGTTGTGTTGGGAATTTCCGTTCCTGCCAACAACCTTGTCTACAATCTGGTACTCCGTGATGGAGCCTTGATGGATGGGGTTGACCTGAGCTTCCTGAACTTCATTACCTTTATCGGGGTGATTGCTGCACTGGTACAGATTCTGGAAATGATCCTCGATCGTTATGTGCCTGCACTGTATAACGCACTGGGGATTTTCTTGCCGTTGATTACCGTGAACTGTGCGATTTTCGGTGGTGTTTCTTTCATGGCACAGCGTGACTATAACTTCAGCGAATCCGTTGTTTATGGTTTCGGTTCAGGTATGGGCTGGATGCTGGCGATTGTTCTGATGGCCGCGATCCGTGAAAAGATGAAATATGCGGATGTTCCAGCAGGTCTGAAAGGATTGGGGATCACCTTTGTCACTACCGGATTGATGGCATTGGGCTTTATGTCCTTCTCCGGCGTGCAGCTCTAA
- a CDS encoding NADH:ubiquinone reductase (Na(+)-transporting) subunit D: MADSKEVKRVLLGPLFDNNPIALQVLGVCSALAVTTKLETALVMTIAVTLVTAFSSFFISLIRNYIPGSVRIIVQMAIIASLVIVVDQILQAYAYEISKQLSVFVGLIITNCIVMGRAEAYAMKSPPVESFMDGIGNGLGYGVILLLVGFLRELFGSGKLLGMTVLESVKNDGWYQPNGLFLLAPSAFFIIGMLIWGLRTLKPAQVEKE; the protein is encoded by the coding sequence ATGGCTGATAGTAAAGAGGTAAAACGCGTCCTTCTTGGGCCGCTGTTTGATAATAACCCAATTGCTTTGCAGGTTCTGGGAGTGTGTTCGGCACTGGCTGTCACCACCAAGCTGGAAACTGCGCTGGTGATGACGATTGCTGTGACATTGGTGACAGCATTTTCTAGCTTTTTCATTTCATTGATTCGTAATTACATTCCCGGCAGTGTGCGAATCATTGTACAGATGGCGATTATTGCATCGTTGGTTATCGTGGTAGACCAGATTTTGCAGGCCTATGCCTATGAAATCTCCAAACAGTTATCTGTGTTTGTTGGTCTGATCATCACCAATTGTATTGTGATGGGACGCGCTGAAGCCTATGCCATGAAATCTCCGCCTGTTGAAAGTTTCATGGATGGTATCGGCAACGGCTTGGGATACGGTGTCATTCTGTTGCTGGTGGGTTTTTTACGTGAACTGTTTGGTTCAGGAAAACTGCTCGGCATGACGGTGCTGGAATCTGTCAAGAATGATGGCTGGTATCAGCCGAACGGTTTGTTTCTGTTGGCACCGAGCGCATTCTTCATCATTGGTATGCTGATTTGGGGTCTGCGGACTCTGAAACCTGCACAGGTTGAGAAGGAGTAA
- a CDS encoding Na(+)-translocating NADH-quinone reductase subunit C — protein MANEKPKNNDSIGRTFLVVFVLCLVCSIVVAGAAVGLKAQQQEQKLLDKQRNILDVAGLLKPNMTTAEIKETYSSRIQPELLDLKTATLEKGDGKFDLKNALRSDETSMALPSEQDLARIHRRANMAEIYLVKDGQGKTTELVLPVYGSGLWSMMYAFISIDVDGVTSRGITYYSHGETPGLGGEVDNPQWRKQWVGKKLYNSQGVPAIKVVRGGAGDNPYGVDGLSGATLTSNGVQHMFDFWLGDNGFGPFLKKVREGALKDG, from the coding sequence GTGGCTAATGAGAAACCAAAAAATAATGACAGCATTGGCAGAACATTCCTCGTTGTTTTTGTGCTTTGCCTTGTATGTTCGATTGTGGTTGCAGGGGCAGCCGTAGGCTTGAAAGCGCAGCAGCAGGAACAGAAACTGCTGGATAAGCAGCGTAATATTCTGGATGTCGCCGGTCTATTGAAACCCAATATGACGACAGCGGAAATCAAAGAAACCTATAGCAGCCGTATTCAACCTGAATTGCTTGATTTGAAAACGGCCACGCTTGAAAAAGGCGATGGTAAATTTGACCTGAAAAATGCCCTGCGTAGTGATGAAACCAGCATGGCTCTGCCATCAGAACAGGATCTGGCAAGAATCCACCGTCGCGCCAATATGGCAGAAATCTATCTGGTGAAAGATGGTCAAGGCAAAACTACCGAGCTGGTGCTGCCGGTATATGGTTCTGGCCTGTGGTCAATGATGTATGCATTTATTTCTATTGATGTGGATGGCGTAACATCTCGCGGCATTACTTACTATTCTCATGGTGAAACACCGGGATTGGGGGGGGAAGTGGATAACCCGCAATGGCGCAAGCAGTGGGTGGGTAAAAAACTCTATAACTCACAAGGTGTTCCGGCGATTAAGGTCGTTCGTGGTGGTGCTGGCGATAACCCTTATGGTGTAGATGGTTTGTCTGGAGCGACTCTGACCTCCAATGGTGTTCAGCATATGTTTGATTTCTGGCTGGGTGATAACGGTTTTGGCCCATTCCTGAAAAAAGTACGTGAGGGAGCCTTGAAAGATGGCTGA
- a CDS encoding NADH:ubiquinone reductase (Na(+)-transporting) subunit B encodes MGLKNLFEKVEHHFEAGGKLEKYYPLYEAVSTVFYTPGTVTRGRAHVRDAIDLKRMMILVWLSVFPAMFWGMYNVGNQAIPALTHLYSGEALQQVLASDWHYVVAQYLGASLTPDAGWDSKMLLGATYFLPIYAVVFAVGGFWEILFAMIRRHEINEGFFVSSILFALIVPPTLPLWQAALGITFGVVIAKEIFGGTGRNFLNPALAGRAFLFFAYPAQISGDLAWTAADGFSGATPLSQWANAGSHGLMNTITSQPVTWMDAFIGNIPGSIGEVSTLMIFIGGAIILFTRIASWRIVAGVMVGMIAMSYLFNAIGSSTNPMFSMPWYWHMVLGGFAFGMIFMATDPVSAAFTDKGKWAYGILIGVMCILIRVVNPAYPEGMMLAILFANLFAPLFDYLVVQANIKRRKARG; translated from the coding sequence ATGGGCCTGAAAAATTTATTTGAAAAAGTAGAGCATCACTTTGAGGCCGGTGGCAAACTGGAAAAATATTATCCTCTGTATGAGGCAGTTTCCACCGTCTTCTATACTCCGGGAACAGTAACGCGAGGGCGTGCCCACGTCCGTGATGCCATCGATCTCAAACGCATGATGATTTTGGTCTGGTTATCTGTTTTTCCGGCAATGTTCTGGGGAATGTATAACGTCGGGAATCAGGCAATACCTGCTCTGACTCATTTATACAGCGGAGAAGCGCTACAGCAGGTTTTAGCTTCTGATTGGCATTACGTGGTTGCCCAGTATCTTGGTGCATCACTGACGCCGGATGCTGGCTGGGACAGTAAGATGTTGCTGGGTGCAACCTATTTCCTGCCAATTTATGCTGTAGTGTTCGCGGTTGGTGGTTTCTGGGAAATTCTGTTTGCCATGATCCGCAGACATGAAATCAACGAAGGTTTCTTTGTCAGTTCCATCCTGTTTGCGCTGATTGTTCCTCCGACATTGCCATTATGGCAGGCTGCTCTGGGGATCACTTTCGGTGTGGTGATTGCGAAGGAAATATTTGGTGGTACAGGTCGTAACTTCCTTAACCCGGCATTGGCTGGTCGTGCCTTCTTGTTCTTCGCTTACCCTGCCCAGATTTCAGGTGATCTAGCCTGGACGGCAGCTGATGGTTTTTCCGGTGCGACTCCATTGTCCCAGTGGGCAAATGCAGGTAGTCACGGTTTAATGAATACCATTACCAGCCAGCCTGTCACATGGATGGATGCTTTCATTGGTAACATCCCAGGGTCAATTGGTGAAGTTTCCACACTGATGATTTTCATCGGTGGAGCCATCATTCTGTTTACCCGCATTGCTTCATGGCGCATTGTTGCCGGCGTGATGGTCGGAATGATAGCCATGTCTTATCTGTTCAATGCAATTGGTTCAAGCACTAACCCAATGTTCTCTATGCCGTGGTACTGGCATATGGTTCTGGGTGGCTTCGCTTTCGGCATGATCTTTATGGCTACTGATCCTGTATCCGCTGCATTCACGGATAAAGGAAAATGGGCATACGGCATTCTGATTGGTGTCATGTGTATTCTTATCAGAGTCGTAAACCCAGCATACCCGGAAGGGATGATGTTGGCGATCCTGTTCGCTAACCTGTTCGCGCCACTGTTCGATTATCTGGTCGTGCAGGCCAATATTAAGCGGAGAAAAGCCCGTGGCTAA